In the Candidatus Methylomirabilota bacterium genome, CAAGGTGACGAACGCGCACGGCGTCTCGCCCCACCTCTCGTCCGGCCGCGCCACCACCGCCGCCTCCATCACCGCCGGGTGACGGTAGAGCACCTCCTCCACCTCCAGCGAGGAGATGTTCTCGCCACCCGAGATGATCACGTCCTTCGACCGATCCTTGATCTCGACGTAGCCGTCCGGGTGCCAGACCGCCAGGTCGCCGGTGTGGAACCACCCGTCGCGGAGCGCCTCGTCGGTGGCCGCCGGGTTCTTGAGATACCCCTTCATCACCGTGTTGCTCCGCAGCACGATCTCGCCCAGCGCCCGGCCGTCGCGGGGCACCGGCGCGCCGGTCTTCGGGTCCATGACCGCGAGCTGCTCGAGCGTGGGATAGCCCACGCCCTGCCGCGCCATCTTCGCGGCGCGGTCGGGCAGCGGCAGGTGCTCCCAGCCCTCCTGCCAGGCACAGAGCGTGGCCGGACCATAGCTCTCGGTGAGCCCGTAGAGGTGCGTGACCCGGAAGCCCATCGCCTCCATGGCCGCGATGACCGGCGTCGGCGGCGCCGCGCCGCCGGTGGCGAACTCCACCACGTGATCGAAAGCCGTCCTGGTCTCGGCGGGCGCGTGGATGAGCATCGTCATCACCACCGGCGCCCCGCACATGTGCGTGACCCGGTGCCGCGCGATCGCCGGGAAGACGAGCGCCGGGTCCACGCGGCGCAGGCACACGTGGGTGCCGCCGACGGCGGTGGTGGCCCACGTGTAGGTCCAGCCGCTGCAGTGGAACATCGGCAGCGTCCAGAGGTACACGGAGCGCGGCGTGAGCCCGAAGGCCAGCGCGTTGCCGAGCGCGTTCAGGTAGGCGCCCCGGTGATGGTAGACCACGCCCTTGGGATTGCCGGTCGTGCCCGACGTATAGAGGAGGCAGATCGCCTCCCACTCGTCGGCCGGCCGCACCGGCTCGAAGTCGGGATCCCCCTCGGCCAGCAGGCCCTCGTAGTCCGTCTCGCCGAGCCGCCGCCCCTCGCCCTCGTAGAGCGGGTCGTCGATGTCGATCACGACCGGCCGGCGCCGGCTCTGCCCGAGCGCGGCCTCGAGGGTCAAGGCAAACTCGCGGTCCGTGATCAGCACCTTCGCCTCGCTGTGCTCGAGGAGGAAGGCAATCGTGCGCGCGTCCAGCCGGTAGTTCAGCGCGTTCAGCACCGCGCCGGCCATGGGCACACCCAGGTGCGCCTCCAGCATGGCGGGCACGTTGGGGGCCATGATCGCCACGGTGTCGCCGGAGCCGATGCCGCGGCGGGCGAGCGCCGAGGCCAGCCGGCGGCAGCGTGCGGCGAACTCGGCATACGTGAAGATGCGCTCGCCGTGGATGACCGCGGGCTTGTCGGGGTAGACCGCGGCCGAGCGGGCGAGGAAGGAGATCGGGGTCAGCGGGACGTAGTTGGCGGGGCGGCGAGGGAGGCCGGCGGCGTAGGGGGAGGCGCGCCGGGCCGACGCCTTGGCCTTCGCCGGCATCTGGCGCCTGGCCGTCGTGTTGCGCTTCGCCGGTCTTCTCGCGCTCACGTGTCCTGGCCGAAGCCGACGAAGAGCCCGGGAGGCGGGGTCAGATCCCGAGCAGGCTCTTCAGCACCGGCTTGTTGAAGCCGCGCACCACCTGATCCCCGACCACGATCACCGGGATGCTCATCCCCCCGCTCAGCTTGATGAGCTCGTCCCGCGCACCGTCGTCCGCCAGCACGTTGATGTCCTCGAACGCGATCCCCTGAGACGAAAGAAACTCTTTCGCCGCCTTGCAGGGGCCTCAGGTGGGGCTGCTGAAGACTCGAACCTTCAACGCAGGGTCAGCCATGATGCCTCCTGTCGATAGGGTTGCGCCAAGAATACACGGCGCGCGCCGCGGATCGCTACCAGATCTTCGAGCTCGCGATCGACCGGCCTCTAACGGTCGCGGCGTCTTTCCCGCGCAAGGCGCGCGAGCAGGGGCACCTCGGCGATCTTCTCGTCGGTCAGCGCGCTCCACACGATGCCCTTCGGTCGGCGGTGGCGCCGGGGACACCGGATCGTTTCGTCCGGGGTCACGATCAGGTCGAGCGGGATGTCGTGTGCGAGCATCGGGATCGGCTCGCTGACGATCTGAAGCGGATGGACCGTGGTGGCGACGGTGGTCCATCGGCCGACCAGGCCGAGCTCCGTCAGCAGCGCAAACTCCAGATCCGAGAAGCCGCCGCCCTTGCCCGCGCGCGCGCCGTCCCGACGGACCGCGACCGATCCCGCGACGATCAGCTCGATCCTCGGCATGTCCTTCGGCAGCGTGGCCTTGCCAAGCTTGCCCGCGCCGCGGATGCTGGCCGCCGCGCGCTCGCGGCCCGCGAGCCGCCGCGGGTCGAGCTCGAGGAACCAGCGCTCCTCGCGAAGGCGCGGCACGGCCATGAACACGCGCTTGCCCTGCTCGAGGGCCAGCGCCCGCACGGGCAGCTGCGGCGCGTCGGGATTGCACTTGATCACGCGCGCGGCCTGCCACGCCGACGATTGCGCGAGCCGCCGAGCCGCCGCCTCCGCACCGACGAAGTTCGGGATGCGCCCGACCGCGCCGGGGAAGCGCGCGACCCGCCGCTCGGTGAGGAGCGACCAGACGCGCTCCCGCGTTGCCTGCTTGCTTGCAGCGGCGTGTCCGGCGCGCGTCGTCTCCACGGCTTGACCGTACCACCGCCCGCGAGGCGGTGTGCGACGAGCGCCCGAGTGAGCCCGCCCGTCAGAACACGGTGAGGTCGGCCTCGACGCCAGCCAGCACCGCGCCGGCGGTCGTGAAGACGTCGCGCTTCACCAGGAAGTGCTGGGTTATCGCGTGGACGTCACGGAAGCGGCGCTGGAGGGGGCTGCCAGCGTAGATCGCACTGCCGCCGCCCGCGTGGTAGGCCATGTCCACGACGGAAGCCGCGGTCGTGGCGGCCAAGGTGGTCGCCGCTCGCATGCGGGCGCGGTGCTCGGGTGTGAACTCGGCGCCGGCCACCGCCGTCCCCCACGCGGCGGCGGCGTCGGCGTACAGCAGGCCGCGGGCCGCGCGCAGCTGCGCGTCGGCCGCACCGAGCTGGTTCTGGAACAGCGGGTTGGTGGCGAGCGCGGTGTGAGCGAGCAAGGGCACCTTGCTCCGCGAGAGCGCGAGTATGTCCTCCAGCGCCCCCTCGGCGATGCCGATCGCAACGCTGGCGACCCCGAAGGCGAAGACCGGCGGCATGGGCATCCGCAGCAGCGGCTCGTCCAGGCACGGCGGATCCGAGAAGGGCAGGCACGTCCGATCGGCCGCGACGAACACGTCGTGCGCGACGAAATGATGGCTCCCGGTGCCGCACAGCCCGGAGACCGACCAGGTGTCCTCGATCTCGGTCTGATCGGGTGAGAACAGCACGGTGCGCAGCCGGGGAGCAACCTCGTGGTCCTCCATGCAGTTGCCGAACAGCCACTGGCAATCCTCGCAGCCGCTGGCGAACGCCCACCGACCGGTCACGCGGTATCCGCCGTCCACCGGCACGGCCGTCCCCGAAGGAGCGAACACACCACCCAGGATGACGTCGGGCCCGTTGGCGTACAGGGCGTCGAACGTCGCGCGGGGAATGCTGCCCACGTTGATCCAGCCGCCCGCCAGGTTCACGGTTGTCCAGGCCACCGACGCATCCGCGCGGCTCAGCTCCTCGATCACACTCATCGCGCTCGGCAGGTCGAAGCCGCCGCCCCCGTGGCTACGCGGCACCAGCATGCGGAAGCAGCCCGCCGCGGTCAGGTCGCGGATCAGGTCACGCGGCAGCCGCCGCGCCTTTTCGATCTCGGCGGCGCGGGCGGTGATCTTCGGCGCTAGGGCGCGGACGGCATCGAGGACCGACGCGTGTCGGGTCACCTTCGGATCGGTGGCAGTCGCCATGGTGTGTCTCCTTTCAGGTTGGATCCCAGGAGACACCGTAGGCGCGGGCACTCACGCGCGCATCGACCGTTCGGGCCAAATTTCACGGTCGAGGAGCGTGGTACGTTCGTACCACGAGAGGCGTCAGACCAGGTCGCGCTGGAACGCGAAGGCGGTGGCCGCCGCCCGCGACGACACCCCGATCTTGTTGAAGATGTTCTGCAGGTGGCGCCGGACCGTGTGGTCGCTGAGGACCAGCGCCTTCGCGATCTCCCGGTTGCTCCTGCCCTCTGCGACCAGGCGAAGCACCTCGACCTCACGGGCGGTGAGCCCGCCCGGTGGCGGCGCGGTGGCCGCGCGGGACAGCGCCTCCACCCGGGCCACGTCCGGCGCGGCCCCGAGCTGCCGGAAGACCCAGCGCGCGGTGTCGAGCTCCATCTGCGCGGTGTCGTCGTCGCCGAGCGCCCGGCAGGCCAGCGCGATGAGCACGCGGACCCGCGCGGCCTCGTAGGGTGCCTCGATCCCCTGCCAGGCCGCCCAGGCCTTCCGCAATGCGGTGAGCGCGGCGCGGCCGTCGCCCTCGGCGAGGAAGGTGGCGCCCGTGGCGTGCGCGGCCATCGCGCGCAGCAGCGGCGCATCGAGCGCCTCCGCAATGCGGTTCAGCTCGTCGGCGCCGGCGCGCGCCGCCGCCACGTCGTTCGCGGCCAGCATGATCTCGACGTGCGCAGCCAGCAGCCTGGAGCGCGCGGCCTGATCACCGGCCTCGTCCATCAGCCGGCGGATGGCCGCCGCGGCGGCCTCGGTCTTGCCCTGCGCCAGCCGCAGCAAGGCGAGACCGGGCTGCGAGTCGCGGCCCGCCTGGCTCGCCTCGCGATAGACCTCCTCGGCCCGCGCGAGCTCGCCGCGCAGCCGGTGCAGCTCGGCCTGAAGATAGAGCGCCCCGCCGACCCAGGATCGGCCCACGGTCTCGCCGGGCCGGTCGCACGCGTTCCTGGCCTCGCGCATGGCGTCCGCCCAGGCCCCCTCCAGCTGCATGATCTCCGCGCGGTGCACCCGGCACTGGCCGCGATAGGGCACCAGGTCCGGCTGCGACGCACACCACTGGCCGAGCGCCTTCGTCCACTCCTTCGCCCGGCGCAGGTCGAAGATCTCCTGGCATTCCCCGATCACCGCGCAGTAGATGATGCCGACGCCGACCGGCGACAGCTCACCGGTGGTCACCGCCACCATGACCTCGTCGAACAGGGCCACCCCTTCCGCCGTCCGCCCCGCCCGGATGAGCGCCTCGCCGACCCCCACGCGGCCGAACGCCATCAGCTGCGCATCACCGAAGCGCTCGCCGAGCCGCGCCGCCTGATCGAACGTGGCATGCAGCGTCGCGTTGTCCCCCTCCCACATGCGCCGCAGCGCCTGGAGCACGAGCAGGTAGCCGCGCTCCACGCAGTCGTGCCCGCCATCGTCCAGCAGCCGCTGGCCGCGGGCGAGCCAGCCGCCGCTCTTCGCCGACTCGCCCTGGAGCAGCGACGTGAAGCCGAGCCAGAACGCGCACCGCGCCGCCCCCGGCGCCGCCCCCTGGCCGAGGAACGCGTGATGCGCCCGCGTCCAGGCCTCCGCGCTCTCAGCGTCGCGGCCGACCAGGTGCGCGGCGATCGCGAGCCGCTCGAGGTCTTCGGGCGCGAGCGCCGATTCGCGATCAGCGTCGCTGAGCTGCGAGTAGGCATCGCCCCACGCCTGCCGCTCGAACACCGCACGCGCTTGATCGAGCGAGCTGTCCGCGGTCACGGCGCGCGCCACAGGATGTCGTTACGGGTATCGCGGACGTTGAGGGTGACCATCCGCCACGCGGGCACCCAGTCGCTGATGCCGTAGCGGTGGGACACGATCCGGCTGCCGGGCTTGAGCTGGCTCGTGAGCTTCGAACGCAGTCGCGCATCCAGCTCCGGCGAGAGGAAGAGCGTGACCACCGTGGCGAGCTGGATATCGGTGTCGAAGAGGTCCTGGACGCGGAACGTCAGGCAGTCGGCCACGCCATCGCAGGTGGCGTTGGCGAGGGTGGACATAGCGTTCGCGATCTCAAAGCCAATCCAACGAAGATGACGTCGAGCTTGGCGGGAATGGGGGCCTCGCCGCCGCCGGGGGGCACCCCGGCGGTGCAGCCGACCAGCGATAGTTCGCCGGCTCATGCCATGAGTGTACGCGGCCGAGAAAGGGAACACAGCCGGCAACGAGGGAAGGGCTCAGGAGGCGTGCGCGCCCAGTGGGAGCATTTTAGTGTCTTCCCGATCCCCCTTGAGTCGCGTGGCCGCCGAGAGGACCTGTCCATCAGCCCGCTCCACGGTTAGGTACCCCACAGAGCGGAAGGTCCCCGTACAGGGTCCACAGAATCTCGACCTCGGGCGTGGCTTCAAAGTCAGTGGGCGGCGCCGGGTACTGTCGCTGCGTCAACGTAAGCACGGCTGGCATTCCGGTCAACGTCGAACGTCCAGACCCTGGCCCGTGTCCTGGTCTCTCGATGCTTGTCGGTCACCGTGGGCCGCGGTTGCTCAGTCGATGCCGCAGCAGATCGTCCCCTTGGACTCCGCAACAAACAAGTACAGGTCAGATGGCCGGAAGGCTAGCCCCACTTGTGCACCTTCCGGAAACTCCTCTGTGGCCGTCGCTACCACCTTCACCCGCGTGCCGTCGGTCACCTCCACGAGCATTTCATCCTCCAGGCCCAGCGGCTCACGCAAAAATACGCGGCCAGCAGGTCGATCGGGCCCCGCCGGAATCAATCGCAACGCCTGCGGTCGGATGCCAACGTCCACCCGCTTCAATCCTTGCAAGGCCGAGTGGTGGCGCGGCGCCACCGGAGTCTGCCTGCCCAGCAGCTCGATCGCCAGCCCGCTCGCCGTCTCCACCACCGTAGCCGGAATGATGTTCATCGCCGGCGTCCCGATAAACGTCGCCACCGTCACATCCGCCGGACGCGCGAACAATTCCCGCGGCGGCGCTACCTGCAGCGCCCGCCCCTGGTCCATCACCGCCACCCGCGTGGACATGGTCATCGCCTCGACCTGGTCGTGGGTGACGTAGATGATGGTGGACGAGATCTGCCGGTGCAGGCGCAGGATCTCGGTGCGCATTTCTACTCGAAGCCTTGCGTCCAGAGCTGAAAGAGGTTCGTCCATCAGCAGCACCTTGGGCTCCCGGATCAGCGCGCGGCCGATGGCCACGCGCTGCTGCTGGCCGCCGGAGAGCTGGCCGGGCTTCTGCGTGAGCTTGTCGGTGAGGCCGAGGGTCGCCGCCACCTTCTCCACCTTCGCCTCCACCTGAGCCTTTGGCAGGCCGGCGATGCGCAGGGGGTAGCCGATGTTCTGGCGCACGGTCATGTAGGGGAAGAGCGCGATGTCCTGGAAGACCATGGCGATGTCGCGCTGCTGCGGGGGCAGCGCGGTCACGTCGGTGTCGCCGAACCAGATGCGGCCGGCGGTGGGCGTCTCGAGGCCGGCGATCATCCGCAGCGTGGTCGTCTTGCCGCAGCCGGAGGGGCCGACGAAGGTGAAGAACCCGCGCTCGCCGATCTCGAGCGACAGGTCGCGCACCGCCAGGACGGCGCGGGTGCCGCGCCCGAACGTCTTCTGCACGCCCTCCAGCCGGACCTTGAAGGCCATCGCGGGAGTCCCTACCCCGCCGTCCGCAGGCCGCTCAGCAGGTAGCGCTGAAGGAAGAACACCAGCAGGAACGTGGGCACCGAGACCAGCACCGCGGCGGCCATCACCATGCCCCAGTGCACGCCGGTCTGCTCCACGAAGGTGGCCAGACCGACGGGCAGCGTGAACATCTTGCGATCGGTCTGGAGGATGAACGCGAAGGTGAAGTCGTTCCAGGAGAGCGCGAACGAGAAGATGGCCACCGAGAGGATGCCGGGCCGCGCCGACGGCAGGCACACCTGGCGCAGGGCGGCGAGTCGGCCGGCGCCGGAGGTCCACGCGGCCTCCTCCAGCGAGACGGGCACGATCTGGAAGTACTGCCACATGAGCCAGATGTTGAGCGGCAGGCTGATGGCCATGTGGGCCAGGATCAGGCCCAGGTAGCTGTTCCGCATCTGGAGCGCGGAGAACAGGATGTACAGCGGGATCACCATAAGGATGGGCGGGAACATGTAGGAGAAGAGGGTCCCGAACGCGAAACCCTTCTTGCCCGGGAAGGCGAAACGGGTGAGGCCGTAGCCGGCCAGCGTGGCCGCGATCACGTTCAGCACGATGGCGCCGGCGGCCGCGATGAGGCTGTTGCGCAGGTAGGTCAGGAACTCGGTGGCGAAGAGCAGCTCGCGATAGTTCGCCAGCGAGAGATCCAGGCGGAAGAGCTTGTAGGGCGGCTTGAACAGCACCTCGCGCGGCGTGAAGGACGACAGCAGCATCCAGTAGAACGGAAAGGCCACGACCACCAGCACCGCGAGCAGCAGGGCCAGCGGGGCGCAGCGTCTCACCGGCCCACCTCGATCTCGCGCGTGGGGTCGAAGAGCTTGAAGTAGAGGAATGCGCCCGCCAGCAGCACCACGAACATCACGGCGCACGCCGCCGCGGCCAGGCCGAAGTCGAACTCCTCGAAGGCCAGCCGGTAGGCGTAGAGCGGCAGGGTCTCGGTGGCCTTGAGCGGGCCACCGTGGGTCACCAGCCAGATCGAGTCGAACTTGTTGAACATCCAGATGCCGCGCAGCAGCGCGATCACGATCAGCGTGGTGCGCAGCGCAGGCAGCGTCACGTCGAGGAATGCGCGCCACGGCCCGGCGCCGGAGACGGCGGCCGCCTCGTAGAGCTTCGGGTTGATGGACTGAAGCCGCGCCAGGATCAGCAGCGTGGCGAAGGAGCCGTACTGCCAGCCGGCCATGCCGATCACCGCCCACATCGCCGTGCCGAGGCCGCCGAAGAAGTTCACCGGGTGGGAGACGGCGCCGGTCTGCATCAGCAGCTGGTTGATCACGCCGTACTCCTGCGAGAGCAGCCACTGGAAGACCAGTGCCACCACGATGGACGGCACCAGGTACGGCAGCACGAAGAGGCTCCGCACCACCGTGCTGCCGGCGAAGGCGCGGTTCAGGAGGAGGGCGGAGCCGAGGCCGATCACGAGCTGGAGGCCGACCGAGCCCGCCGTGAATACCACCGAGCGGCCGAAGGCGTGCCACAACTCGGGCTCATTGAAGATGTAGCGGTAGTTGTCGAGCCCGACCCACGTCATCGCCGGGTTGAACGCGGTCTTCTTGAAGAAGGACAGCGCGACCGCGTAGCCGATGGGCAGGTACGCGATGACCAGGAGGAAGACGAGGGCCGGGGCGGTGGTGCCGAGGATCCACGCGCGCCGCTCGGAGGTGGCGCTCATCGCGGGCGACTCTACCACGTCCCGCGGAAATCAGCGGCCCGCGTTGAGGTAGACTATGCCCTCGTTCGAGGTCGCTCCCCAACCGCGGAGGTCACGATGCCCAGGATCGAAACGTCGGCAAGGGCCTCACGCCCGCCGCGCCGGGCTCGGTCCACGGACTGCTCCTCATCGTCGACGACGTCCAGGCCGCACGGGCCGAGCTCGTCGTCCACGGTGCCAACCCGAGCGAGATCTTTCATTTCGACGGCACGCTGCGGGTCACCGGGACGCAGGGGCGACTGCCGGGCCCGGACCCGGAGCGCCGCTCCTACAGCTCGTGGATTTCCTTCAGCGATCCCGACGGCAACGGCTGGATGGTCCAGGAGGTCACCACCCGGCTTCCCGGACGCGGGCTGAGCAGCTTCGATGTCGCGACGCTGACCGATCTCCTGCGCGAAACGGAGCATGGCCACGGCCAGTACGAGTCGACCGCCCCGAAGCACCTCTGGTCGGATTGGTACGCCGCCTACATCGTCGCGCGCCAGCAGGGCCGCACCGCCGAGGACGCGGCCGCCGCGCCCAGTGCGATCTGGGGCACCCGAGCCGGCCGGCGCGCGGCAACCAGGCGCGCGGCATTACGTGCCGTATCGGCGAGCGGAGCGTTGCCCGCGACCACCGTCAGCGCCAGGACGTCGAGCTCGGGGGATCCCCAGGCGAGCAGCAACGCCAGCGCGTCATCGATGCCGGGATCGGTATCGATGACCGTCGGCGTCGGTCCGTCGGTCACCCTAGCCCACTCGCTTCATCTTCTTGCGGACCTGGGCGGCGGCCTCGTCCACGATCTGGTCCGACTTCATGCCCTTGATGTTGCGCATCGCGAGCATCCAGCCGGCCAGGTTCTCGTTGTGGTAGAGGCCGATGTACGGGTTCAGCTCACGACCATCCCAGTAGTAGAGCGGCACGCCCTTGGTCCACACCGAGTCGAGGAACTTCAGCACGTCCATGCGCTTCTGGATCACCGGGTTGTCCTGGTACTTGGCCGAGTGCAGCATGTCGCGGCTGGCCGGGATGATGTGCAGCGGCACCGCGTGGTACCAGCTGATGACGTCAGGGTGCTTCATGAAGAACGTGACGTACTTCTTGGCCCCCTCCACGTTCGACTTGTCCAGGACGTGGAAGCCCTGGATCGAGAGGTAGTAGGCCTCGGTGAGCTTCTTCGGCAGCTCGAACGGCATGGTGGCGTCGGCGATCTTGGGGTTGTTGGCGATCGTCTGGTCGAGCAGCCGCGAGCCCACGTAGTAGGACGACGCCGCCTTCTCGCTGAAGTAGGTCGACATCAGCTCGCCCCAGTTGTAGGTGCTGGCCTCGGGCGAGAACTTGTGCAGCTCGTTGAGGAAGTCGAGCGTCTCGATCGCGCGCTTCTTCTGGTCCCCCTGGTCCAGCACCACCTCGTAGTCCTTCTTGCCCGCGTTCCACTTGAACCAGTGCACGTCGTTCTTCATGAACATCGTCTCGAGCAGGAGCGTGCTGGCGCCCGTCTCGGCTGAGGGCACGATGCAGCCGTACATGCCGGGCGGCTCGTTGAGCGCCTTGGCCGCCTTGAGGTAGTCGTCCCAGGACTTCGGCGCCGGGACCTTCTTGGCGTCGAAGAGGTCCTTGCGGTACCAGCCGTAGGTGAACTGCTGGCTGGTCGGGATGGAGCGGTCCGCGCCCTTGTAGATCATCCGCAGATTTTCTGCGGTGCCCCCGGTGGCCTTCAGCACGTCGCCCACGTCGGCCAGCTGGCCCTCGATGGCCAGGTTCATCGCCTGCCCGGCGCCGTACCAGACGATCTCGGGCGGGGTGCCGGCCGCGATCAGTGTCGCCACGCGCTTGGCGATGTTGGCGAAGCCGGGATACTCCATCACCACCTCGATCCCGGTCTCCTTCTTGAAGTCCGCGTTGATCCTGTCATAGACCGCGATCGCCTTCGGGTTCGACTCCTCGGAGACGAACACCACCTTGTTCTTGTCCGCGCCACGCGCGGTACGCACGAGCACCTGCGGGGCCACCGCGGCCGCGCCCGCGACGGCGGCGCCCTTCACGAAGCTCCGGCGATCGATGAACATTGCTCTCATCCTCCTGGTGTGGGGGTGGCCAGAGCGCGCGCCTTGAGCGCCGCGCGGTCGATCTTGTTCGTGCCGGCCAGCGGCAGCTCGGCAACGAGGAATACCCGCCGGGGATGCTGATACGCCGGACCGTGGGCGAGCGCCCACTCCTTGACGGCCTGCTCGGTGAGCCCGGCGCTCGGCCGCGCGACCACGAAGGCCACCGGCACCTGGCCCTTCAGCGCATGATCGACCGGCAGCACCGCGGCCTGCAGCACGTCGGGATGCCGCTCGAGCGTGGACTCGACGTCGCCCGGGTAGACGTTCTCGCCGCCGCACACGAACATGTCGTCGGTGCGGCCGACGAAGTAATAGAAGCCGTCGGCGTCGCGCCGGCAGACGTCGCCGGTGTCGAACCAGCCGTCCTCGAGGCGCCGCGCGGTCTCCTCGGGCAGGTTGTGGTACGCCGCCATCACGCCCGGGTTGCGCGTGAGCAGCACGCCCTCGTCGGGCCCCGGGTCCAGGCGGATCTCGCAGCCCTCCAGCGGGTAGCCGATGGACGTGGCCGGGCGCGGCTTGCCCTCCGGGTGATTCGCGAACATGACCGGGCCCGCCTCGGTCACGCCGTAGCCGTTGGTGGCCGTCGCGTTGGGGAACGTGCGCTGCAGCGACTCGAAGAGCGCGGGCGACGCGGGCGCCGAGCCCACCCCGATCGAGCGCACACTGCCCTTGTCCACCTGGGCGAGCGCGGGATCGCCGAGGATCAGGTGGAACATCGTCGGCACGCCGGAGAGGCGCGTGACGCGATAGCGGCCGATCGACTCCACGTAGAGCCGCTGGTCGAAGCGGGCCAGCAGCACGATGCCGGCGCCGGCCGCCATGCAGACCTTCGTCCACACCAGCGCGTTCTTGTGGTAGAGCGGCGCCGCCACCAGCACGCGGTCCTCCGGCGTCATGCGCCGGGCGCGCACGAGCGCGTCGATCTGCCAGGCCTGGCCGGCGTGGGTCAGCAGCACGCCCTTGGGCCTTCCCGTCGAGCCCGAGGTGTAGGGCTGGAGGCAGATGTCGCCCTCTGCGGGCTCGACCGCGGTGAACGGGCCGGGTTTCAGGAACTGCGGGAAGTCGGCGTCGAAGTCGACCGTCTCGATGTTGGACGGGGCGACCTTCCTATGGGCAGAGTCCACGAAGATCAACCTCAGGTCGGCGTCGCGGGCGATGAACGCGAGGGCCTCGGCGGGGAGCTTGATGTTGAGCGGGACGGGGACCGCGCCGGCGCGCATCGTGCCGTAGAGGGCGGCCATGTACTCCGTGCGGTTCAGCGCGAGGATGCCGACGCGGTCGCCTCGGCGGAGACCTTTGGCGCTCAGGCCGGCGGCGATGGCGTTACAGTGGGCGTCAAGCTGGGCGTAGGTCACCTCGCTGGGTTGGGTGGGCTTGGAGAGGTCGACGACTGCTAGCCCCTCACCCCGCCCTCTCCCCAGCGGGGAGAGGGTTGAGAACGAGCCGACGTTCACTCGGGCGCTCACGGCTTGACGAGGATCTTGCCGAAGACCTCGCGGTCTTCCATCACGCGCATCGCTTCGCGGGATTCGGCGAGGGGGTAGACCGCGTGGATGATCGGCTTGATGGAGCCGCGCTCCACCTCGGCCAGCAGCGCTTCGAGATCCTGGCGCATCCAGCCGTTGGCGCCGACGATGTTGACCTCGCGGCGCCAGATGTAGCGGATGTCGGTCTTCGGGTCGAAGCCGGCGGTGGCCCCGCAGGTGAGCAAGCGCCCGTTCCGGGCCAAAGTGCGCAGGCTCGGCACCCACGTGTCGCCGCCGGTATAGTTCACCAGCACGTCGACGCCCTTCTTGCCGGAGATCTCCCAGGCGCGCCTGGAGAAGTCTTCCCTGGTGTAGTCGATGACGTGGTCCGCGCCCAGCTCCTGCAAACGCTTCAGCTTGGCGGCCGAGGAGGCGCAGGCGATCACGCGCGCTTTGAGGTTCTTGGCGATCTGCACGCAGCCGGTGCCGACGCCGCCGCTCGCCCCCAGGATCAGCACCAGCTCTCCGGGCTGCAGCTTCCCGCGCGTGATCATCATGCGGTACGCCGTGCCGTAGGCGATGGGCAGCGAGGCGGCCTGCTCGAACGTCACCGCGTCGGGCATGGCGATCAGGTTGTCGGCGTCCACCGCGATGCGCTCGCAGAGACCGCCGTTGGCGTGCTCGCCCAGCGCGCCACCGTGCTTGATGTGTGGATCCACCAGGACGCGCTTGCCGATCCAGTCGCGCGCCACCCCGGCGCCGACCGAATGCACGACGCCCGAGATATCGCCGCCCGGGATGCGCGGCATCTCCACCGGCAGGCCCGGCATCCCGCGCAGCACGAAGAT is a window encoding:
- a CDS encoding nucleoside hydrolase, with product MTDGPTPTVIDTDPGIDDALALLLAWGSPELDVLALTVVAGNAPLADTARNAARLVAARRPARVPQIALGAAAASSAVRPCWRATM
- a CDS encoding zinc-binding dehydrogenase gives rise to the protein MRAIAIDAHGGLEQIRLRTDWAEPTAAPGQAVVEVKACGLNYLDIFVLRGMPGLPVEMPRIPGGDISGVVHSVGAGVARDWIGKRVLVDPHIKHGGALGEHANGGLCERIAVDADNLIAMPDAVTFEQAASLPIAYGTAYRMMITRGKLQPGELVLILGASGGVGTGCVQIAKNLKARVIACASSAAKLKRLQELGADHVIDYTREDFSRRAWEISGKKGVDVLVNYTGGDTWVPSLRTLARNGRLLTCGATAGFDPKTDIRYIWRREVNIVGANGWMRQDLEALLAEVERGSIKPIIHAVYPLAESREAMRVMEDREVFGKILVKP
- a CDS encoding carbohydrate ABC transporter permease, giving the protein MRRCAPLALLLAVLVVVAFPFYWMLLSSFTPREVLFKPPYKLFRLDLSLANYRELLFATEFLTYLRNSLIAAAGAIVLNVIAATLAGYGLTRFAFPGKKGFAFGTLFSYMFPPILMVIPLYILFSALQMRNSYLGLILAHMAISLPLNIWLMWQYFQIVPVSLEEAAWTSGAGRLAALRQVCLPSARPGILSVAIFSFALSWNDFTFAFILQTDRKMFTLPVGLATFVEQTGVHWGMVMAAAVLVSVPTFLLVFFLQRYLLSGLRTAG
- a CDS encoding class I adenylate-forming enzyme family protein, with product MSARVNVGSFSTLSPLGRGRGEGLAVVDLSKPTQPSEVTYAQLDAHCNAIAAGLSAKGLRRGDRVGILALNRTEYMAALYGTMRAGAVPVPLNIKLPAEALAFIARDADLRLIFVDSAHRKVAPSNIETVDFDADFPQFLKPGPFTAVEPAEGDICLQPYTSGSTGRPKGVLLTHAGQAWQIDALVRARRMTPEDRVLVAAPLYHKNALVWTKVCMAAGAGIVLLARFDQRLYVESIGRYRVTRLSGVPTMFHLILGDPALAQVDKGSVRSIGVGSAPASPALFESLQRTFPNATATNGYGVTEAGPVMFANHPEGKPRPATSIGYPLEGCEIRLDPGPDEGVLLTRNPGVMAAYHNLPEETARRLEDGWFDTGDVCRRDADGFYYFVGRTDDMFVCGGENVYPGDVESTLERHPDVLQAAVLPVDHALKGQVPVAFVVARPSAGLTEQAVKEWALAHGPAYQHPRRVFLVAELPLAGTNKIDRAALKARALATPTPGG
- a CDS encoding sugar ABC transporter permease; protein product: MSATSERRAWILGTTAPALVFLLVIAYLPIGYAVALSFFKKTAFNPAMTWVGLDNYRYIFNEPELWHAFGRSVVFTAGSVGLQLVIGLGSALLLNRAFAGSTVVRSLFVLPYLVPSIVVALVFQWLLSQEYGVINQLLMQTGAVSHPVNFFGGLGTAMWAVIGMAGWQYGSFATLLILARLQSINPKLYEAAAVSGAGPWRAFLDVTLPALRTTLIVIALLRGIWMFNKFDSIWLVTHGGPLKATETLPLYAYRLAFEEFDFGLAAAACAVMFVVLLAGAFLYFKLFDPTREIEVGR
- a CDS encoding extracellular solute-binding protein yields the protein MFIDRRSFVKGAAVAGAAAVAPQVLVRTARGADKNKVVFVSEESNPKAIAVYDRINADFKKETGIEVVMEYPGFANIAKRVATLIAAGTPPEIVWYGAGQAMNLAIEGQLADVGDVLKATGGTAENLRMIYKGADRSIPTSQQFTYGWYRKDLFDAKKVPAPKSWDDYLKAAKALNEPPGMYGCIVPSAETGASTLLLETMFMKNDVHWFKWNAGKKDYEVVLDQGDQKKRAIETLDFLNELHKFSPEASTYNWGELMSTYFSEKAASSYYVGSRLLDQTIANNPKIADATMPFELPKKLTEAYYLSIQGFHVLDKSNVEGAKKYVTFFMKHPDVISWYHAVPLHIIPASRDMLHSAKYQDNPVIQKRMDVLKFLDSVWTKGVPLYYWDGRELNPYIGLYHNENLAGWMLAMRNIKGMKSDQIVDEAAAQVRKKMKRVG